One window of Zalophus californianus isolate mZalCal1 chromosome 3, mZalCal1.pri.v2, whole genome shotgun sequence genomic DNA carries:
- the LIG4 gene encoding DNA ligase 4 → MAASQTSQTVASHVPFADLCSTLERIQRSRGRAEKIRHFREFLDSWRRFHDALHKNQTDVRDSFYPAMRLILPQLERERMAYGIKETMLAKLYIELLNLPKDGKDALKLLNYRTPTGPRGDAGDFATIAYFVLKPRCLQKGSLTIQQVNDILDSIASNNSARRKDLIKKSLLQLISQSSALEQKWLIRMIVKDLKLGFSEQSVFSVFHNDAVELHNVTTDLEKVCRQLHDPSIGLSDISITLFSAFKPMLAAMADTEQIEKAMKHQSFYIETKLDGERMQMHKQGDAYQYFSRNGFNYTDQFGKSPLEGSLTPFIHSAFKTDVQICILDGEMMAFNPNTQTFMQKGNKFDIKRMVEDSDLQTCYCVFDVLMVNNKKLGHEILKKRYEILTSVFTPVPGRIEMVQKTQAHTQKEVIDALNEAIDKREEGIMIKQPLSIYKPDKRGEGWLKIKPEYVDGLMDELDILIVGGYWGKGSRGGMMSHFLCAVAEKPPPGEKPSAFHTLCRVGSGYTMKELYDLGLKLAQHWKPFHRKAPPSSILCGTEKPEVYIEPCHSVIVQVKATEIVPSDMYKTGCTLRFPRIEKIREDKEWHECTTLDDLEQLRGKASGKLASKHLYIGGDEEPQEKKRKAAPKVKKVIGIIEHLKAPNLSNVNKISNIFEDVEFCVMSGTDSHPKPDLENRIAEFGGYIVQNPGPDTYCVIAGSENIRVKNIISSNKHDVVKPEWLLECFKTKSCVPWQPRFMIHMCPSTKEHFAREYDCYGDSYFVDTDLNQLKEVFSGIKNSSAQTPGEMASVIANLEYRYSWDRSPLSMFRHHIVYLDLYAVINDLSTKIEGTRLAVTALELRFHGAKVVSRLAQGVSHVIIGEDQSRVADLKAFRRTLKRKFKILQQDWVTDSIDKHELQEENLYLV, encoded by the coding sequence ATGGCTGCCTCACAGACTTCGCAAACTGTTGCATCTCACGTTCCTTTTGCAGACTTGTGTTCAACTTTAGAACGAATACAGAGAAGTAGAGGACGTGCAGAAAAAATCAGACACTTCAGGGAATTTTTAGATTCTTGGAGAAGATTTCACGATGCCCTTCATAAGAACCAAACGGATGTCAGGGACTCCTTTTATCCAGCAATGAGACTTATTCTTCCTCagctagaaagagagagaatggccTATGGAATCAAAGAAACTATGCTTGCTAAACTTTATATCGAATTGCTTAATTTACCTAAAGACGGAAAAGACGCccttaaacttttaaattatagaaCGCCCACCGGGCCTCGTGGAGATGCTGGAGACTTTGCAACAATTGCATATTTTGTGTTGAAACCAAGATGCTTGCAGAAAGGAAGTTTAACCATACAGCAGGTAAATGACATTTTAGACTCAATTGCCAGCAATAATTCTGCCAGAAGAAAGGACCTAATAAAGAAGAGTCTTCTTCAGCTAATAAGTCAGAGTTCAGCGCTGGAACAAAAGTGGCTTATACGGATGATTGTAAAGGACTTAAAACTTGGTTTCAGTGAGCagtctgtattttctgttttccataatgatgCTGTCGAGTTGCATAATGTCACCACAGATCTGGAGAAAGTCTGTAGGCAACTGCATGATCCTTCTATAGGACTCAGTGACATTTCCATCACTTTATTCTCTGCCTTCAAACCAATGCTGGCTGCTATGGCAGATACTGAGCAAATCGAGAAGGCCATGAAACACCAGAGTTTCTACATTGAAACCAAGCTAGACGGTGAGCGTATGCAGATGCACAAACAGGGGGATGCGTATCAGTACTTCTCCCGAAATGGTTTTAACTATACGGATCAGTTTGGCAAATCTCCCCTGGAAGGTTCTCTCACACCGTTCATTCACAGTGCATTTAAAACAGATGTACAGATCTGTATCCTGGATGGAGAGATGATGGCCTTCAATCCTAACACACAGACTTTTATGCAAAAGGGGAATAAGTTTGATATCAAAAGAATGGTGGAGGATTCTGATCTGCAAACTTGTTATTGCGTGTTTGATGTACTGATGGTTAATAATAAAAAGCTGGGACATGAGATCCTGAAAAAGAGGTATGAAATTCTTACTAGTGTTTTTACACCAGTACCAGGTAGAATAGAAATGGTGCAAAAAACACAAGCTCATACTCAGAAAGAAGTGATCGACGCTTTGAATGAAGCCATAGATAAAAGGGAAGAGGGAATCATGATAAAACAGCCTCTGTCTATTTACAAGCCAGACAAAAGAGGCGAAGGATGGTTGAAAATTAAACCAGAGTACGTGGATGGGCTGATGGATGAGCTGGACATCTTAATTGTCGGGGGCTACTGGGGTAAAGGTTCCCGAGGTGGGATGATGTCTCATTTTTTGTGTGCTGTAGCAGAGAAGCCTCCTCCTGGTGAAAAACCGTCAGCGTTTCATACTCTGTGTCGTGTTGGTTCGGGTTATACCATGAAAGAGCTGTACGATCTGGGTTTGAAATTGGCCCAACATTGGAAGCCTTTTCATAGAAAAGCTCCACCAAGCAGCATTTTGTGTGGAACAGAGAAGCCTGAGGTGTACATCGAGCCTTGTCATTCTGTCATTGTTCAAGTTAAGGCCACAGAGATCGTCCCCAGCGATATGTATAAAACTGGCTGCACACTGCGTTTTCCACGAATCGAGAAGATAAGAGAAGACAAAGAGTGGCACGAATGCACCACCCTGGATGACTTAGAACAGCTTCGTGGGAAAGCATCGGGAAAGCTTGCGTCCAAACACCTTTACATTGGTGGTGATGAAGAACCacaggagaagaagaggaaggctGCCCCGAAGGTGAAGAAAGTTATTGGAATTATCGAGCACTTAAAAGCACCCAACCTTTCCAATGTAAACaaaatttctaatatatttgaAGATGTGGAGTTCTGTGTCATGAGCGGAACAGACAGCCATCCGAAGCCTGATCTGGAGAACAGAATTGCAGAATTTGGTGGTTATATAGTACAAAATCCAGGCCCAGACACATACTGCGTGATTGCGGGGTCCGAGAACATTAGAGTGAAAAACATAATTTCTTCGAATAAACATGATGTTGTCAAGCCCGAGTGGCTGTTGGAGTGTTTTAAGACCAAAAGCTGCGTGCCGTGGCAGCCTCGCTTTATGATTCATATGTGCCCATCAACAAAGGAACATTTTGCCCGTGAATATGACTGTTATGGTGACAGTTATTTTGTTGATACAGATTTGAACCAACTGAAGGAAGTGTTCTCAGGGATTAAAAATTCCAGCGCACAAACTCCTGGAGAAATGGCTTCTGTGATTGCTAATTTAGAGTATCGGTATTCCTGGGACCGTTCCCCTCTCAGTATGTTTCGACACCACATTGTTTATTTGGACTTGTATGCTGTTATTAATGACTTGAGTACCAAAATCGAGGGAACGAGATTAGCTGTTACAGCTCTGGAGCTTCGATTTCATGGAGCCAAAGTAGTTTCTCGTTTAGCTCAGGGAGTGTCTCATGTAATCATTGGGGAGGATCAGAGCCGTGTTGCAGATTTAAAAGCTTTTCGAAGAACTCTTAAGAGAAAGTTTAAAATCCTGCAACAAGATTGGGTAACTGATTCAATAGACAAGCATGAGTTGCAGGAGGAAAATCTATATTTGGTTTAA